One Onthophagus taurus isolate NC chromosome 11, IU_Otau_3.0, whole genome shotgun sequence genomic window carries:
- the LOC139432146 gene encoding trypsin-2-like, with protein MNYFNINNFRVQFTQSVVLNIIEPIRIKKVVAHPNYRHVDYNSDICLIKLSKAIETETRGVKITKLISSKAFDKMLLKNECCHATTMTFKNQSYLISNASLDKYRIQCKLTTLMNRKNCTNSLKMKFSETSFCALDTINSNSQIACKTATGAPLFCNGFQIGIASAAEFGCGVPGLYCRVDLFESFIKTTMHEFERSILIPPSIRAQSLSITPRLYNALLLFICILLLY; from the coding sequence ATGAATTACTTCAACATCAATAACTTTAGGGTACAATTTACCCAAAGCGTCGTATTGAATATAATCGAACCAATTCGTATAAAAAAAGTGGTTGCTCACCCCAATTATAGACACGTCGATTACAACAGCGATATCTGCTTAATAAAGCTTTCAAAAGCAATTGAAACCGAAACAAGAGGCGTTAAAATAAccaaattaatttcatcaaaagctttcgataaaatgttattaaaaaacgaGTGTTGTCACGCGACCACtatgacatttaaaaatcaaagttACTTAATAAGTAACGCCAGTTTAGATAAATACCGCATTCAATGCAAATTAACCACCCTTATGAATCGAAAAAATTGCACAAAttcgttaaaaatgaaatttagtGAAACTTCGTTTTGCGCTTTAGATACAATTAATTCTAATTCGCAAATTGCTTGTAAAACTGCTACTGGCGCGCCGCTTTTTTGTAACGGATTTCAAATTGGAATAGCATCAGCAGCAGAGTTTGGATGTGGAGTTCCTGGTTTATATTGCAGGGTCGATTTATttgaaagttttataaaaactacAATGCACGAATTTGAACGATCCATACTTATCCCGCCATCAATTCGAGCACAATCTTTGTCAATTACACCTCGTTTATACAACGctttattactatttatttgtattttattactttattaa